DNA from Trachemys scripta elegans isolate TJP31775 chromosome 15, CAS_Tse_1.0, whole genome shotgun sequence:
aggccCAGCAGCTTCACGGGACGGGAAGGTTTAGCTGTCCCCGTTAGCACACAGCTGTTGGGGATTGGTATGGTCCTCTCTCAGTTTTGCAGGTTGCATTGTACCTGTGCCCGGCTGGTTAATCCACTTAATGAAGCTGGGCCCATGGCAGGGCTGAATCTGATTAAGCTTTTGTGCTTTGGAAAACGGCTAGCGCGTAGTAATCTGTGACCAAACCGTCTTGAGCTCGTCATGGGACAAGAGCCACTTTCCTGCCCCAACCCCGGGTGTCTTAAAGCAGTAACTGAAGTCCCTGTTTTCCCTTCTGCTCCGATTCATCCACCCTTTGTGGGTGTCTCTGTTTCCTTTACAGCAAGGAGAGTTTTGACAGGATCCCCGACCTGGAGTTCAATCCAATTAGGTCAAAAATTGTCCGTGCCTTTTTCGACAAGAGGTAAGACAAGCAGCCCTGGCAGCTAGCCGGGAGGTTTGATGTGTCCTCGTTCACGGAGTTTAAACTATAACAGGCCCTCAAACAAAGCTGCGTGGGTTTTGTTCCTTTGTAACCCCTATTTCACTTCCTTCTACTTGGTATCATTTCAATCTCAGGTTGCCAGCTGAAGGGCAACCCCCTCAGCCAAACGAAGCGGCTAGTGCCTGTCGTTTTAAGGGAGCAGTGCACTGGAGAAGGCTTTGCGAGTGCTGCAGTGAGGGGGGTTGAGCACTGCAGGGGAGAGGCTTTGGGGGAGACTCGGGGCTGTTGGCGTCCCCCTGTCAGGAAGCCGGGGTGAGGTCACTGTTGGGAGCCGGCTGCCAGAGCTAGGATGCTGAGCCAAAGGTACACAGCACAGAAGCACCCAGGCAGGGTACAGTTAAGCATAGGGAGTAGGTGAGGTCTGACGAGTGGCTGAcccagggtggtgaagcacccgtgggcctctgtgtcacagacATTTAATGTTAGCCGGGGGAAAGCACTAGCAACCATAgggcagggaacaatcctgcaccaaCCAGGGTGGCATGGCTGGAGAAGATCTAACAGGCTGCATCTCTCAGCTCTGATTTGCGATGGAAAGGCACATGCTGGCTGAATGCTCGCTGCCCGATCTGTCATTTCTCACCTTGTCTTCATCATCTCGTGCCGCTGCAGGAACCTACGGCAGGCGCCGGATGGGTTAGCTGATGAGATCAACTTTGAGGACTTCCTGACCATCATGTCCTACTTCAGGCCCATTGAGATGAACATGGACGAAGAGCAGCTGGATCACTTCCGGAAAGAGAAACTAAAATGTGAGACTTTCCCAGAGTCCCCAGCTCAGGGCTCCCCAGTTTTTGAGGGTGGGCTGCACAGACACCCGGTCCTCCTGCTCTTTCATTATTTCCTTACATTTGCAGTAAGCCTCTGGGTTCTGGGGTGCATGATTATGATTTGGCTGTTAGCCATTGGAGCCCATGACTGACCCTGTCGCTCTCCTGTGCCTTGTTTCCTAGTTCTCTTTCACATGTACGATTCGGACAACGATGGGAAGATCACCCTGCAGGAATACAGAAAAGTAATGTATTGTTccagccttcccctctcccaAAGCCTTTCCCAAAACCACTGCCACCCCTAACACCCGTCCGACTTGCTTCCCGCTAGGTGGTGGAGGAGCTGCTGTCTAGGAACCCCCATCTGGAGAAGGAGTCGGCGAGGTCAATTGCGGATGGTGCCATGATGGAGGCTGCCAGCATCTGTGTGGGACAAATGGTGGGACCCCTTTGGGTGGTATAATTAAGCGTAGATATTGCACCACGTGTAGCTGGATGCCAGGCCCTGCAGCGTACTCTGGTGCTGCTCCATGGGCGAGCACGCTGCACAGGACCGGTCTGGTCTGTGTAATGCACTCTGCTCCCATGTGCTGTACTTCAGCGCTGCTTTTGGGCTGGGCGCTCCAGGGCTACTTGTGGTGCTGTACCCGACGCGGTCACTCTGCCCGCCCTTGCTGTCTGCCGGATCCCAATTGCAGCTGGGCACATCAGCAAAACGGGTGCACCCAAAATTCATCAGAGAAACCCCACTGGAGTAAATGGCCCAGCTCTAACCCCGCCGTGGGTATAGACAAGTCTCCACTTAGGCCCCATTCAGCTTGCGCTTACGTCCCATTGCAGCCTCGGTGCCTTGAAGGCTGGAACTCTCAAGCCTCCCTTTGCTAAGAGGTCCAGAGGCCTGAACACCAAAGGAACAACAAATTATTCGTCCCCTTTCACTGTCCTAATGGGGCGGCATTTGGTGCCTGTTCCTTTGGCCTGTATCAAATGGGCAGCTGTTGCTGCTGACTGGGACTGAGAAGCAGGTGACGGTGCCTAGCGCGGAGTGTGGCGCTGCAACAGCAGCAGTCAGTATTATGGTGCTTGTTTGCTGCAGCGTCCCTGTCCCAGCAGCCTCGGTGCCCAGACGTCCAATTGTCTTGGGGCTAGCGTTCTGCTCTGTAATGTCTTCAGCTGTGTTCTTTTCCTCTAGTTCTGTTAGTCTTGGAGCCTCACAAATAGAGCAGCCCATGCCAACAACAAACTGGTTGCActtgggttccccccccccggtCTTATGTAATAATAATCCTTTGCACCCTATCACTGTGAGAGTAGCTaagcattacccccattttaggggtgtggaaactgaggcacgaggcaAGCCTCCTGACTCCCCGACCCCTGCCCAGACCACCCTATCTCTTTCAATCTTTTCAATGCTATTAACAGAGCTGGAGTGGAGTTAATTCTGTCTCTCTTCCCAAACTGTAGGAGCCAGACCAGGTGTACGAGGGAATCACGTTTGAAGACTTTCTTAAGGTTAGCAAAGACTTTTGTGTTGCGCAGACTAACTTTTAAACAGGGAGCCTTGTTGGGATGGGAGGAGCTCTAGGGCTGAATTCAGCAGGATAATTCATTCCCCAAACTTGTCTTGTGCAGTAGTTGCTACCCAAACCGTTCTGGCGTTGCAGTGACGGTGAAAATACCTGTGCGCAACACCTAATCCTCTTGAGCTAATGTGCCTAAGCTGCTGGTTCCCATGCTGGGCTGGCTCCCAGGGCTATTGGAAAGGCTGTGGCCTCGTTTACCCACTGCCACCTGTCCTCCTTTTGTTAGTTGCAAAGCCACAACTGCCCCAGGCTTTTCTCCCCTCCAGACACTGCCAGGGACGTGGTAACAGCTTCCCGGGGTGCAACACAGGCAGTGGCTGGGCAGGTTTCCCATGCGCCGTCTCCTGCCAGTGTGCTCGGTGTTGTTCTGAAGGGCTCACTTCTGAGAGGCGTTTGGTCTCCAAGGCCCCTTTGTTCTTGACAGAGGCTGTCAGCTAGGGGTGCCAGATGGGACAgtggtttctgtgatgtggaccCTGGCCCCAGATGAATTGGACGGAGACACTGAACTTGCTTCACACAGAGCTGTCAGGTGGTAGCAATGTTCAGCCATTACCAGCGCTGGCCATTCAGCGCGGGTATTAAACAGACCAGCTCAGGGCAGAAGGAAATGCCTGGGGGCTCCTAAGTGGCAGGAGCCCTTCTCAAGTCCATTGCTGGGAAAAGACCAAGCCCCTGACGTCCATCGCATTTAACCCTGCCTGTTCCAATTCcagctgtggcaggggattgaCATCGACACCAAGATGCACGTCCGCTTTCTAAACATGGAGACTATTGCACATTGCCACTGACCTCTGCCAGTCCACAGAGCCACTGACCTGCAGGGCGAGGGGAGTGGAGCCTTGGGCAGAGGAGCCAGGCCAGTGACCTCCAATGGCAGGTCCATGCTTTGGGTACCAGATGTCTGTCATTTTGCTACTGGTGTGTGTGATTAAATCTTATGAGGTCCCTGTGTTCCCACAGGGGCTGCATTGTAGAAATGTCTGGGGCTTAAATGCCGACTCCTTTGTATAATaaaagagttttgttttttactctcTGCCCGAGGAACGTCGTTCCCCCTTCAAGGTGGCCTGAAACCTGGGAGTGCAGCTTCTCTGGAGCCTCCTGTTGCAGAGCAACAAGCTTAGCGACAAGGAGGCGATGCTCTTGGGGGGATAATAGGCAGCTGTTGTTAGAAAGCAACTGCTGCTGTAGCCATTAACATTGCAAGTGCAATAAATCACTCTCTCCTGCCCTCTTGCAGCCAAGGATATGCTCAAGCGtgtggctggggggtggggagtggttttTCTCCGTTTGCAATtttcacagtggtcctttctggatCTTTGATCAcagcagccaaaaaaaacaaaacaaaaaaaacaaaacaaagaagggACCCAAGCTTAATGTAACAGGAAAATGAATTAGACTGGACCT
Protein-coding regions in this window:
- the TESC gene encoding calcineurin B homologous protein 3 isoform X1, whose product is MSVCTAPPQGLGPGSLRSGLVLKELNTKLWQWSGVRLCVTRPQRNHLQDTLLLPPTSRIIAVTLEQIEHLHRRFKQISGDQPTLRKESFDRIPDLEFNPIRSKIVRAFFDKRNLRQAPDGLADEINFEDFLTIMSYFRPIEMNMDEEQLDHFRKEKLKFLFHMYDSDNDGKITLQEYRKVVEELLSRNPHLEKESARSIADGAMMEAASICVGQMEPDQVYEGITFEDFLKLWQGIDIDTKMHVRFLNMETIAHCH
- the TESC gene encoding calcineurin B homologous protein 3 isoform X2, with protein sequence MGSSHSMPEEIQELADKTGFTLEQIEHLHRRFKQISGDQPTLRKESFDRIPDLEFNPIRSKIVRAFFDKRNLRQAPDGLADEINFEDFLTIMSYFRPIEMNMDEEQLDHFRKEKLKFLFHMYDSDNDGKITLQEYRKVVEELLSRNPHLEKESARSIADGAMMEAASICVGQMEPDQVYEGITFEDFLKLWQGIDIDTKMHVRFLNMETIAHCH